In Rhinatrema bivittatum chromosome 11, aRhiBiv1.1, whole genome shotgun sequence, a single window of DNA contains:
- the PIGV gene encoding GPI mannosyltransferase 2: protein MLPELRDPFLLEVLRFALRSRCLTLLLQALFNLLIPDHAADAFHPPRLSVPGRGDLLVELLLGGLTRWDAEHFLFIAEHGYLYEHNLAFFPVFPLCVRAAAELVLGPLQGLLCLRSGLILAAALLNATFSALAAAALYRLGCAVLQCRRRAFLASLLFCLTPANVFMAAGYSESLFAFLAFSGMWQLEKGWRVASCLLFSLATGVRSNGIINIGFLLHSQCKHLILGLHSYLSSSARLPQLVGHLLGSISSVLSGTFALALPFALFQYYAYLTFCGADASLKQALPEPLLQLALDKGYRVADGDLPSWCFQRYPIAYTYIQDAYWNVGLLRYFSPRQAPNFLLALPVVALTSWATWVYVAADPWFCLKLGLQRRKALNTASDKIVSGFHSSRVFVYVIHALVLLLFGLLCMHVQVLTRFLGSSSPLLYWFSAHLLQDNDPALWNRGAPGTSDPRQPARSGKGYSANPLLNSLLRWRTCPAITKCILGYFLSYWLLGLILHCNFLPWT, encoded by the exons ATGTTGCCGGAGCTGCGGGACCCCTTCCTGCTGGAGGTGCTCAGGTTTGCGCTGAGGAGCCGCTGCCTGACCCTGCTACTGCAG GCACTGTTTAATCTCCTGATCCCGGATCACGCCGCGGATGCCTTCCATCCTCCCCGCTTGTCCGTGCCCGGGCGCGGTGACCTGTTAGTGGAGCTGCTGCTGGGGGGCCTGACCCGCTGGGATGCAGAGCACTTTCTGTTCATCGCTGAACACGGCTACCTGTACGAGCACAACCTGGccttcttccctgtgttcccgCTGTGCGTGCGGGCGGCTGCCGAGCTCGTCCTGGGGCCCTTGCAGGGGCTTCTGTGCCTCCGCAGCGGCTTGATCCTCGCGGCAGCGCTGCTGAACGCCACCTTCTCTGCTCTGGCGGCTGCGGCCCTCTATCGCCTGGGCTGCGCGGTGCTGCAGTGCCGCAGGAGAGCCTTCCTCGCCTCCCTGCTCTTCTGCCTTACGCCTGCCAATGTCTTCATGGCTGCCGGCTACTCCGAAAGCTTATTTGCCTTCCTGGCCTTCAGTGGCATGTGGCAGTTGGAGAAGGGGTGGCGTGTGGCTAGTTGCCTGCTCTTCTCGTTGGCCACAGGGGTGCGCTCCAATGGGATCATCAATATCGGGTTTCTCCTCCACTCCCAATGTAAACACCTCATCCTTGGACTCCACTCATACCTGAGCTCCTCAGCCAGGCTACCTCAGCTGGTGGGACACCTACTCGGCTCCATATCCTCTGTGCTTTCGGGGACGTTTGCACTTGCTCTGCCTTTTGCTCTGTTCCAGTACTATGCCTATCTGACTTTCTGTGGTGCCGATGCTAGCCTGAAGCAAGCTCTCCCGGAGCCCTTGTTGCAGCTGGCCTTGGATAAGGGGTACCGAGTTGCAGATGGAGATTTGCCTAGCTGGTGTTTTCAAAGGTACCCTATAGCCTACACCTATATCCAGGATGCGTACTGGAACGTGGGGCTCCTGAGGTACTTCAGCCCCCGGCAGGCTCCTAACTTCCTGCTGGCCTTGCCGGTTGTCGCACTGACCTCGTGGGCCACCTGGGTGTACGTGGCTGCAGACCCCTGGTTTTGTCTGAAGCTTGGTTTGCAGAGGCGGAAGGCACTAAACACGGCGTCGGACAAGATTGTGAGCGGGTTCCACAGTTCCAGGGTCTTTGTATATGTGATCCACGCCTTGGTGCTCCTGCTGTTCGGACTTCTCTGTATGCATGTGCAG GTTCTCACCAGATTCCTGGGttcatcctcccctctcctctactGGTTCTCCGCCCACTTGCTTCAGGACAACGACCCGGCACTGTGGAATAGAGGGGCTCCAGGAACCTCTGATCCCCGCCAACCTGCACGATCTGGGAAGGGATATTCTGCAAACCCCCTGCTGAACTCGCTGCTGCGCTGGAGAACGTGCCCGGCCATCACCAAGTGCATTCTGGGATACTTCCTCTCCTACTGGCTGCTGGGACTTATCCTCCACTGCAACTTCCTGCCATGGACGTGA